The following coding sequences are from one Leptolyngbya sp. NIES-3755 window:
- a CDS encoding hypothetical protein (similar to AA sequence:cyanobase_aa:Cyan7425_5125): MSTSRSDQDSPWKQILRQYFREAIEFFFPTTAALIDWQKPPEFLDKEYQQIAPDAEVGKRYADQLVKVWQKRGDELWLLLHTEIQAKPEASFTERMFIYNLRIFDYFHHPAISLAILCDGRAKWRPKVYEFSYPDTHLRFEFGVVKLLDYQTRWTELETSRNPFAIVVMAHLKAQETKRNASDRKTVKLSLIRRLYESGYSRSEVVNLFRFIDWVMILPEGLKQTFWAELKVYEEERRMPYITSVEEIGFARGLETGRQQAEQQAEQRQRSLILRQLNRRVGEVPETVRQRVEQLTIDQLEALGEALLDFAQLADLQAWLEAVELGQE; the protein is encoded by the coding sequence GTGTCTACTTCTCGTTCAGATCAAGATTCTCCCTGGAAACAGATTCTGCGTCAGTACTTTCGAGAAGCCATTGAGTTCTTCTTCCCAACCACTGCTGCTCTAATTGATTGGCAGAAACCGCCAGAATTTCTCGATAAAGAGTACCAACAAATTGCTCCCGATGCAGAAGTCGGTAAACGCTATGCGGATCAACTCGTCAAAGTCTGGCAGAAACGCGGCGATGAACTTTGGCTATTGCTGCACACCGAAATTCAAGCCAAGCCAGAAGCCAGTTTTACAGAGCGAATGTTCATTTACAACTTGCGAATCTTTGATTATTTTCATCATCCTGCTATTAGTTTGGCAATTCTCTGTGATGGTAGAGCCAAGTGGCGACCGAAGGTATACGAGTTCAGCTATCCGGATACGCACCTGCGCTTTGAGTTTGGCGTGGTGAAACTATTAGATTACCAAACCCGATGGACAGAACTGGAAACCAGCCGCAATCCGTTTGCGATCGTCGTAATGGCACATTTGAAAGCACAGGAGACAAAGCGCAATGCTAGCGATCGCAAGACCGTCAAACTTAGTTTGATTCGGCGGTTGTACGAATCGGGGTACAGTCGTTCCGAGGTGGTGAACCTGTTTCGGTTTATCGATTGGGTTATGATCTTACCGGAGGGATTGAAGCAAACGTTTTGGGCAGAGTTAAAAGTTTACGAGGAGGAAAGACGGATGCCGTACATTACCAGCGTGGAAGAGATTGGGTTTGCCCGTGGGTTAGAGACGGGAAGACAGCAGGCAGAGCAGCAGGCAGAGCAGCGGCAGCGATCGCTAATCCTACGACAGTTGAATCGACGGGTCGGTGAGGTGCCAGAGACCGTGCGACAGCGAGTGGAACAGTTGACGATCGATCAGTTAGAAGCCTTGGGAGAAGCACTGCTAGACTTTGCACAGTTGGCAGATTTGCAGGCATGGCTGGAAGCAGTGGAGCTAGGACAAGAATGA
- a CDS encoding putative Chase2 sensor protein (similar to AA sequence:cyanobase_aa:PCC8801_3607) — protein MDKINHYQVGGSLRWNDPNYVRRQADIDLYRALSMGEFCYLFNARQMGKSSLMVRAFHQLQENGIACAAIDLSRIGSTTVTLEQWYKGFAVELWQAFDLVQTINLKRWWQERQDLSPVQRLAQWIETVLLVEVKCAERSHPNIVIFVDEVDSVCSLEFPVQDFFTLIRACYNRRSLQPEYQRLTFAFLGVARPSDLMIDQSRTPFNIGQAIGIEGFQLSEAQSLAQGLVGAVNDPQLALQEILNWTGGQPFLTQKLCRLVVERSDSEVDDRKRVAEIVQQEILQSWEFQDEPEHLRTIRDRVLSNPDRSLKRLGLYQQVLDSAVLADGSDEQMELLLSGLVANHQGQLVVKNPIYRAIFNSEWLHQQFAYLRPYARLCAEWIASGKQDRSCLLRGQPLQDALIWALGKSLTDQDYQYLGASQELAKQEAQLALEAVEQANQLLAEARQKANQEVPKQRIHARWIPKVAIGMTVPVLLLRVLGLLQGWELSLFDQFLRWRPLESRDERITVVTIEESDLQQFGYPIPDRVLAQAINRIKVQQPRAIGLDNYRDLPVEPGHQALVQVFQSTPNLFGIEKIVGSPVAAPRVLHQSQQVGFSDQVEDSDGTVRRALLSIYSNNTVQYSLATRLALHYLSIEKIAPESLEGQRLRLGKATFDRLERNDGGYVGAETGGYQILLNYRGTQENFATFSLQQVLKEQVPSESLRDRIVLIGTTAESVKDVFQTPYSDRWFGASQPMPGVFLHANIASQLLSAALDGRPLIRPRSKLLESLWILLWAGIGALISWQFKSPTRLIVVVILVSGGLVGGCYGALLWGEWLPVAPALLGCWGSAIALWLVTNKQLDRLRFQHTLRLLLQARQDYPTAGRIAIEYLKQSETKEHQTAIEQQLNQR, from the coding sequence ATGGATAAAATCAACCATTACCAAGTCGGCGGCAGTCTGCGCTGGAATGATCCAAACTATGTCAGGCGACAAGCAGATATCGACCTCTATCGTGCCTTAAGTATGGGTGAGTTTTGTTACCTGTTTAATGCGCGACAAATGGGTAAATCTAGCTTGATGGTACGGGCTTTTCATCAACTTCAGGAGAATGGAATTGCCTGTGCTGCGATCGACCTTTCACGCATTGGCAGTACGACGGTCACTCTGGAGCAGTGGTATAAGGGATTCGCCGTTGAGCTTTGGCAAGCGTTTGATTTAGTTCAGACCATTAATCTAAAGCGTTGGTGGCAGGAGCGGCAAGATCTTTCCCCGGTGCAGCGATTAGCACAATGGATTGAAACTGTATTGCTCGTTGAAGTTAAGTGTGCGGAGCGATCGCATCCGAATATAGTGATCTTTGTTGATGAAGTCGATAGTGTTTGTAGTTTAGAATTTCCGGTGCAGGACTTTTTCACCCTGATTCGGGCTTGCTATAACCGTCGTAGTCTTCAACCAGAGTATCAACGACTCACGTTTGCTTTTTTAGGTGTGGCAAGACCTTCAGATTTGATGATCGATCAATCGCGAACGCCGTTTAATATTGGTCAAGCGATCGGGATCGAGGGTTTTCAATTATCCGAAGCTCAATCCTTAGCGCAAGGTTTAGTGGGTGCAGTGAATGATCCCCAACTCGCTCTTCAAGAAATTCTCAATTGGACAGGTGGGCAGCCGTTTCTAACACAGAAATTATGTCGATTAGTGGTAGAACGCTCAGATTCAGAAGTGGACGATCGCAAACGGGTCGCTGAAATTGTGCAGCAGGAGATTCTTCAATCTTGGGAATTTCAGGATGAGCCAGAACATTTAAGAACCATTCGCGATCGCGTTTTAAGCAATCCGGATCGATCGCTCAAGCGGCTCGGACTCTATCAGCAAGTCTTAGATTCAGCCGTTCTTGCTGATGGGAGTGACGAACAAATGGAGCTTCTGTTATCTGGGCTAGTTGCAAATCATCAAGGGCAACTCGTTGTCAAAAATCCGATCTATCGAGCTATTTTTAATTCAGAGTGGCTTCATCAACAATTCGCTTATCTTCGCCCGTATGCTCGGCTTTGTGCTGAGTGGATTGCCAGTGGAAAACAGGATCGTTCTTGCCTACTCCGCGGTCAACCTTTGCAAGATGCGCTGATTTGGGCATTAGGAAAAAGTCTTACCGATCAGGACTATCAGTATTTAGGTGCCAGTCAAGAGCTTGCTAAACAGGAGGCGCAACTCGCATTAGAAGCCGTTGAACAGGCAAATCAACTGTTAGCAGAAGCAAGACAGAAAGCAAATCAGGAAGTTCCGAAGCAGCGAATTCACGCCCGTTGGATTCCGAAAGTTGCGATCGGGATGACTGTACCCGTTCTATTGCTCCGAGTCTTGGGACTGCTACAAGGCTGGGAGTTAAGTCTATTCGATCAATTTCTACGCTGGCGACCTCTAGAATCGCGAGATGAGAGAATTACCGTGGTTACGATCGAGGAATCAGATCTACAGCAATTTGGCTATCCGATTCCCGATCGCGTTTTAGCTCAAGCGATCAATCGCATCAAAGTCCAACAACCACGAGCGATCGGATTAGATAACTATCGAGATTTGCCTGTAGAGCCAGGACATCAAGCATTAGTACAAGTCTTTCAATCCACACCGAATCTATTTGGAATCGAGAAGATTGTCGGAAGTCCAGTTGCAGCCCCCCGCGTTCTACATCAATCACAGCAAGTTGGTTTTTCCGATCAAGTTGAGGACAGTGATGGAACCGTGCGTCGCGCTCTATTGTCGATTTATTCAAACAATACTGTTCAGTACAGTTTAGCGACCCGACTCGCTCTGCATTATCTATCTATTGAGAAAATCGCACCGGAGTCTTTAGAAGGACAGCGTTTACGATTAGGTAAAGCAACCTTCGATCGATTAGAGCGCAATGATGGCGGATACGTGGGTGCAGAAACTGGAGGATATCAAATTCTTTTGAACTATCGCGGAACTCAAGAAAACTTTGCCACATTCTCTTTGCAACAAGTTCTCAAGGAGCAAGTGCCGTCAGAGAGTCTTCGCGATCGCATTGTTCTAATCGGAACGACCGCAGAAAGTGTCAAAGACGTGTTTCAAACGCCTTACAGCGATCGCTGGTTTGGTGCATCTCAACCGATGCCAGGCGTTTTTCTACATGCCAACATTGCCAGTCAACTCTTGAGCGCTGCTTTAGATGGACGACCTCTGATTCGTCCTAGGTCTAAACTTCTAGAAAGCTTGTGGATTCTACTCTGGGCAGGAATTGGAGCATTAATCAGTTGGCAGTTTAAATCTCCAACTCGTCTGATTGTGGTTGTAATCCTCGTTAGTGGTGGACTGGTAGGAGGATGTTATGGAGCGCTTTTGTGGGGAGAGTGGCTCCCTGTTGCACCCGCACTACTCGGATGTTGGGGAAGCGCGATCGCACTCTGGCTAGTCACAAACAAACAACTCGATCGCCTAAGATTTCAACATACTCTAAGGTTACTGTTGCAAGCCCGACAAGACTATCCAACGGCTGGACGAATTGCGATCGAGTATCTAAAGCAATCGGAAACGAAGGAACATCAAACCGCGATCGAGCAACAGTTAAATCAAAGATGA
- a CDS encoding cobyrinic acid a,c-diamide synthase (similar to AA sequence:cyanobase_aa:LBDG_03800), producing MSQNTSVQQSLLIYLRHELCTPITGMIGYSELLLEALQSQSDSSLFADVQKIYACSQQLLKLVNLILDPVQLERSRIERNLSSFSTTLRIELLTPLSAIIGYCEMLLEEAPAELIPDLDSLNASSHQMLSLINDIIHFAQQQLQTAKNQGHRTPQLSENFTTSSVVQSATTTLESLSQRSSEKQLQSGMILVVDDNPTHCNLLSRQLKRQGYAVTTATNAKQALRLLEAIPHDLILLDVVMPGISGIELLQQLKQHHCFQSIPVMMLSALDEIEGAIKCIELGAEDYVQKPFDPSLLRAKIETCLKKRSRNQKSSHSVERHSPGSAIETRTRDPDLLHPNRLSQLALAANPPEKPPSVSPDAALARLLKGNQRFVNGLCQNLQQSRCLHRASRSRLQETAIAQYPFAAILGCADSRVPAEIVFDQGVGDLFVIRVAGNVASQTAIGSLEFAASVLGTPLIVVVGHSGCGAVAAAVKGEPLPGRIGSFVEDIKPVIAHVKHKTGDLKENTVIANIQYQVQKLTGSSTILADLIAAGKLKIVGGQYDLRTGKFSIVI from the coding sequence ATGTCACAGAACACTTCAGTGCAGCAGTCATTACTGATCTATCTCCGCCACGAACTTTGTACTCCGATTACTGGCATGATCGGCTACAGCGAACTCTTATTAGAAGCCTTGCAATCCCAATCAGATTCAAGTCTATTCGCCGATGTGCAAAAGATTTACGCTTGTAGTCAGCAGCTTTTGAAATTGGTCAACCTCATTCTAGATCCAGTGCAACTAGAAAGGAGCCGAATCGAGAGAAATCTGAGCAGCTTTAGTACGACACTGCGAATCGAACTGTTAACACCCTTAAGCGCAATCATAGGCTATTGTGAAATGCTGCTAGAAGAAGCGCCTGCCGAATTGATCCCAGATTTAGACAGTCTCAACGCTTCATCTCACCAAATGCTGAGCTTAATCAACGATATTATTCACTTCGCACAACAACAACTACAAACTGCAAAAAATCAAGGACATCGCACCCCTCAACTGTCCGAGAATTTCACGACAAGTTCCGTAGTTCAGAGTGCGACAACAACCCTTGAGTCTCTAAGTCAAAGATCTTCTGAAAAACAACTTCAGAGCGGCATGATTCTAGTCGTCGATGACAATCCAACCCATTGCAATTTGCTATCTCGACAGCTAAAACGACAAGGATATGCAGTCACGACCGCCACGAATGCTAAACAGGCTCTACGTCTACTCGAAGCGATTCCCCACGATCTAATTTTGCTAGATGTGGTTATGCCTGGAATCAGTGGTATCGAATTGCTTCAGCAACTTAAACAGCATCACTGCTTTCAGTCCATTCCAGTGATGATGCTCTCTGCTCTAGATGAGATAGAAGGGGCTATCAAATGTATTGAACTGGGAGCAGAAGACTATGTGCAAAAGCCATTTGATCCGAGCTTACTGAGAGCAAAAATTGAAACTTGTTTGAAGAAGCGATCGAGAAACCAGAAGAGTTCCCACTCTGTGGAACGCCACTCCCCAGGATCAGCGATCGAGACAAGAACTCGCGATCCCGATCTGCTCCATCCGAATCGGTTGAGCCAACTTGCCCTAGCAGCCAACCCTCCCGAAAAACCTCCGTCTGTCAGTCCTGATGCTGCTTTAGCGCGGTTACTCAAAGGCAATCAGCGATTTGTAAATGGACTGTGCCAGAACTTACAGCAATCTCGATGCTTGCACCGCGCTTCGCGTTCTCGGCTCCAAGAAACCGCAATTGCTCAATATCCATTTGCCGCAATCCTGGGCTGTGCAGATTCTAGAGTGCCAGCCGAAATCGTTTTTGACCAAGGTGTAGGGGATTTATTCGTGATTCGAGTCGCGGGAAATGTTGCCAGCCAAACCGCGATCGGGAGTTTGGAATTTGCCGCATCAGTCCTCGGAACACCGCTGATTGTGGTAGTTGGACATAGTGGTTGTGGGGCAGTCGCGGCAGCCGTCAAAGGAGAACCCCTGCCCGGTCGCATTGGCAGTTTTGTTGAAGACATTAAACCTGTTATTGCTCATGTGAAACATAAAACGGGTGACTTAAAAGAAAATACAGTGATCGCAAATATTCAGTATCAGGTACAGAAATTGACGGGAAGTTCAACGATTTTGGCGGACTTGATCGCGGCAGGCAAGCTCAAAATTGT
- a CDS encoding hypothetical protein (protein of unknown function DUF928;~similar to AA sequence:cyanobase_aa:PCC8801_2485): MGLQAVSSFLAIAFLLSGLEPGLAQSITQQIAQSPNPVILFTPPPQDGTPSTTRGAGSRDNQQCSQDSSATTQATGKPSLTALVPSDRSGLTWSARPTFWVYVPQTSARQIVLSIKQGNQFHSQRFVPITGTSGILGIQTAEDSPPLEVDKDYQWAIVLVCGDRPSPNDPVVSALVRRKQPTTNLNSQTALQQATTYSKQGIWYDAITVLAEAKRSQPNDSALNQTWTNFLMQPTVGLNAIATEPLR, translated from the coding sequence ATGGGTTTACAAGCAGTATCATCGTTCTTAGCGATCGCGTTTCTCCTATCAGGACTTGAACCTGGATTGGCGCAATCGATCACTCAGCAAATCGCTCAATCACCTAATCCAGTGATTCTGTTTACTCCACCGCCTCAGGATGGCACACCCAGTACAACAAGAGGAGCAGGCTCACGGGACAATCAGCAATGTTCACAAGATAGTTCTGCTACAACTCAAGCTACCGGAAAACCCTCACTCACGGCTCTTGTTCCCAGCGATCGCTCTGGTTTAACTTGGTCAGCCCGTCCTACATTCTGGGTATATGTGCCGCAAACCTCTGCTCGACAAATCGTTCTCAGCATCAAACAAGGCAATCAGTTTCATTCTCAACGCTTTGTTCCGATTACTGGAACTTCTGGAATTCTTGGAATTCAAACGGCTGAAGATTCGCCTCCTCTAGAAGTTGACAAAGACTATCAATGGGCGATCGTGCTCGTCTGCGGCGATCGACCTAGCCCTAATGATCCGGTTGTGTCCGCTCTGGTGCGTCGAAAGCAACCCACAACAAATCTAAATTCTCAAACTGCACTACAGCAAGCAACAACCTATAGTAAACAAGGCATTTGGTACGATGCGATAACGGTGCTTGCAGAAGCAAAACGATCGCAGCCGAATGACTCAGCGTTGAATCAAACTTGGACGAATTTTCTGATGCAGCCGACCGTAGGACTTAATGCGATCGCAACAGAACCTCTGCGCTAG
- a CDS encoding integral membrane sensor hybrid histidine kinase (similar to AA sequence:cyanobase_aa:LBDG_03810): protein MFRKLRLGTQFTLLLTLIFLGGIILSGITLSGAMQHKAEDEILTKAEILTETMNAVRTYTSDNIAPLLQEELETSPKFISETVPAYSALKVFENFRDQPQHQNYIYREATLNPTNPRDQADEFETNLVQQFRQQPDLKQLSGYRNLNGINLFFTARPLAVTKASCLQCHSTPDVAPKSQLASFGSEGGFGWQLNEIVAAQTIYVPSDQVFQQGKQYLALTMGIFVTIFAAVVLLINRLLKRRVIHPLKQLTAIAHSIKTGTMTTEQVGAFHSPAVARIAKRADEPGQLARAFQHMAREVAVREQNLSQAVGQRTAQLAQSMKTAQQAKIQAEEANATKSQFLANMSHELRTPLNAIIGYSEILVEEMTDLRVPSLIPDIQKIHSAGKHLLGLINNILDLSKVEAGKIELYLETFAIAPLIQEVTDTIRPLLTKNNNTLVVNCPDDIGSMKADITKLRQSLFNLLSNASKFTENGTVTLTVAREADWITFAIRDTGIGITPQQQANLFQAFTQADVSTTRKYGGTGLGLVITQQFCKIMGGEIHVESEAGRGTTFTIRLPEQVQSLHPEPQHQTIDRTGSTNGTILVIDDDPTVHDLMRRFLSREGYHVISGLSGQEGLQLAREQSPNAILLDVRMPHVNGWEVLSELKSDSELAKIPVIMVTIEDDQALGFALGAVDYLLKPVDYDRLLALLQPYCTSPLTSVMVVEDNAENREMITRQLIKAGWHVLEAENGRKAIELLQNQQPAVILLDLMMPEMDGFEFIRELRQHPEWRSLPVIVLTAKDLTIDERQWLDRQTQRIWQKGTSYRQTLLDEIRSVITEPHE, encoded by the coding sequence ATGTTCAGAAAACTCAGACTTGGAACACAATTTACCTTACTGCTGACCCTGATTTTTTTAGGTGGAATCATTCTGAGTGGCATTACTTTATCGGGAGCAATGCAGCACAAAGCTGAGGATGAGATTCTCACGAAAGCTGAAATTCTGACTGAGACCATGAATGCAGTCAGAACTTATACCAGTGATAACATTGCTCCTCTGTTGCAAGAAGAACTAGAAACGTCACCCAAATTCATTAGTGAGACGGTTCCCGCTTACTCAGCCCTCAAGGTGTTTGAAAATTTTCGCGATCAGCCTCAACACCAAAATTATATCTATCGAGAGGCAACTCTCAATCCGACGAATCCTAGAGATCAAGCGGATGAATTTGAAACGAATCTCGTACAGCAATTTCGCCAACAGCCGGATCTCAAACAGTTATCTGGCTATCGTAATCTGAATGGTATCAATCTGTTCTTTACAGCCCGCCCCCTAGCGGTGACGAAAGCCAGTTGTTTGCAGTGCCATAGTACTCCTGATGTTGCTCCCAAGAGTCAGCTTGCGAGTTTTGGGTCTGAAGGGGGCTTTGGATGGCAGTTGAATGAGATCGTGGCGGCTCAAACGATTTATGTTCCCTCCGATCAAGTTTTTCAACAGGGAAAACAGTACTTAGCTTTGACGATGGGCATTTTTGTCACAATTTTTGCCGCAGTCGTGCTATTGATTAATAGGCTATTGAAACGCAGAGTGATTCATCCGCTCAAACAATTAACCGCGATCGCTCATAGCATCAAAACGGGCACGATGACCACTGAGCAAGTCGGTGCATTTCATTCCCCTGCTGTGGCGCGAATTGCCAAACGAGCAGACGAACCGGGACAACTTGCACGAGCATTTCAACACATGGCGCGGGAAGTCGCAGTGCGTGAACAGAATCTAAGTCAGGCAGTTGGACAACGGACAGCACAACTCGCTCAAAGTATGAAGACGGCTCAACAGGCGAAAATTCAAGCTGAAGAAGCGAATGCAACGAAGAGTCAGTTTCTAGCAAACATGAGCCACGAATTACGCACTCCACTGAATGCAATCATTGGCTACAGCGAGATTTTAGTGGAAGAGATGACCGACCTAAGAGTGCCGAGCTTGATTCCAGATATTCAGAAGATTCATAGTGCTGGAAAACATCTTTTGGGGCTGATCAACAATATTCTGGACTTGTCGAAAGTTGAAGCAGGCAAAATTGAACTCTATTTGGAAACTTTTGCGATCGCGCCCTTGATTCAAGAAGTGACAGATACCATTCGCCCGCTACTAACAAAAAATAACAATACGCTGGTCGTGAACTGTCCTGACGACATTGGCTCGATGAAAGCAGACATCACTAAACTACGTCAGAGCTTGTTCAATCTCCTTAGCAACGCCAGCAAATTTACAGAAAATGGTACTGTGACATTGACTGTAGCACGAGAAGCAGACTGGATTACCTTTGCAATTCGTGATACGGGCATTGGGATCACTCCACAGCAGCAGGCGAACCTATTTCAGGCATTTACTCAAGCTGATGTGTCTACAACACGCAAGTATGGCGGAACAGGACTGGGATTAGTGATCACTCAGCAATTCTGCAAAATTATGGGTGGGGAGATTCATGTCGAGAGCGAAGCAGGTAGAGGCACAACCTTTACGATTCGATTGCCAGAACAAGTTCAATCCCTTCACCCTGAGCCGCAGCATCAAACCATCGATCGAACAGGCTCGACCAATGGTACTATCTTAGTAATTGATGACGATCCGACTGTTCATGACCTGATGCGGCGATTTCTCAGTCGAGAAGGATATCATGTCATTTCAGGATTGAGCGGACAAGAAGGACTGCAACTTGCTAGAGAACAGTCTCCTAATGCGATTTTGCTCGATGTTAGAATGCCGCATGTGAACGGTTGGGAAGTCTTGAGTGAGCTAAAATCTGACTCCGAACTCGCGAAAATTCCGGTGATCATGGTGACGATCGAGGATGATCAAGCGTTAGGCTTTGCATTAGGAGCGGTTGACTATCTTTTGAAACCTGTTGACTACGATCGCTTATTAGCGCTGTTGCAACCGTATTGTACTTCGCCGCTTACATCTGTGATGGTGGTAGAAGATAACGCTGAAAATCGAGAAATGATCACCCGGCAATTGATCAAAGCAGGGTGGCATGTTTTGGAAGCAGAGAATGGGCGAAAAGCGATCGAGCTTTTACAAAATCAGCAACCCGCAGTGATTTTACTCGATTTGATGATGCCAGAAATGGATGGATTTGAGTTTATTCGGGAACTGCGTCAACATCCAGAATGGCGATCGCTTCCGGTCATCGTCCTGACTGCGAAAGATTTAACGATCGATGAACGACAATGGCTCGATCGACAAACTCAGCGCATTTGGCAGAAGGGGACAAGCTACCGTCAAACTTTGCTCGATGAGATTCGCAGTGTGATCACCGAACCGCACGAATAG